In Sphaerisporangium krabiense, the DNA window CGCCGAGCCTCGGCCGCCGCCTGCTGCGCGAGCTCACCGTCACCCGGTACGGCGGCACCGGCTGGCGGCTCACGGCCCGCTTCTCCGAGCCGGTGCCCGCGGGCGAGGTCGCCGCGGCCGTCGACAGGAGCCTCGGCGGCCACCACCTCGCCGGATACCCCCTGCCCACGGCGGGGCTCACCGGGACGGGCCTGGCCGCCTGGCGTCCCGGCGACCCGAACGCGACCGTCTCCGACGCCCGCGGCCCCGCGCCCGACCGCTCCGACGTCCCCACCGCCGACCTGGCCGTACGCGCCCAGGACGGCGACGAGGCCGGCGAGGACGACTGGATCGACCCGCGCGTCCCCGCCGTGGACGTGGCGCCCGACGTGAGCTGGGAGCGGCTCGGCGCCCCCGGCGGCTACGCGGCGCTGCGCGCGCTCACGATCGAGCCGGACGCCGTGCCGCCCGTGGACGAGCGGTCGGTCAACCCGCGCGGCTTCCTCAAGAGGCCGTCGCGGCCGATCGCCGACCTCGTGCACCACGACGGAGGCTGGGAGATCCGGCAGGACGGGGCGGCGCTCGTCCGCCTGGCCCCCACGGGAGGCGTGACCGACGCCGACGTGGGCCGCCTGCGCCGGCTGCGCGGCGTCCGGCTGAGCTGGCATCCTGCCCATACCGGGCCGATCGCCGCCGTCCACGCCGTCGCGGGGCTCGCCGCCGCGGGCGTCCCGCTGCTGTCGGACCCGCCGCCCGGGTGGGCCGCGGACGGCCTCGGACCCGAGCTGGCCGCGCTCCTCACCGCCGCCACCGAGGAGGACCTGACCGACGACCTGCGGCGCGAGGAGCACAGCGTCCTGCTGCGCAGGACCGCGCTCACCCGCCACGGCACCACCGCCCGCTGGCGGGCCCTGGCCGCCCGCGCCGGGGTCCCGGTCCCGGACGCGCCCACGATCTCGGTGATCATGTGTACCCGGCGCGCCGCGCTGGTCCCGTTCGCGCTCGGCCAGATCGCCCGGCAGCGCGGCGTGGACCTGGAGGTGATCCTCACCCTGCACGGCGTGCCCGCCGACGCGCCCGAGGTGGCCGCGGCCGTGCGCGACTTCCCCCGGCCGGTCACGATCGTGGAGGCCGGCGCGGAGCTGCCGTTCGGCGCCGTGCTCAACCGCGCCGCGAGCCGGGCCGGCGGCGCCTACCTCAGCAAGTGGGACGACGACGACTGGTACGGGCCCGACCACCTGGCCGACATGGCGCTCGCCCGGGCGTACTCGGGGGCCGAGCTGGTGGGCGCCGCCTCGGAGTTCTTCTACCTGCGGCAGATCGACGTCACGATCCGCCGCGACTGGACCAGCGAGACGATGTCCAACCACGTGGCGGGCGGCACCTTCGTGGTGTCGCGTTCGGCGTTCGAGGCCCTCGGCGGCTTCCGGCCGGTGGCCCGCGCGGTGGACGTCCATTTCTTCCAGGACCTGC includes these proteins:
- a CDS encoding glycosyltransferase, translated to MTEAVVPAAMAARLTRKGAKIAVAVAGVDPADLDGLLPGMAYEAADVDAMGPAPWVAPDPAAFVLLARTPTDLRRAVTLGTALPATAFACVVIAEAPPWCDAPGLPLSPSLGRRLLRELTVTRYGGTGWRLTARFSEPVPAGEVAAAVDRSLGGHHLAGYPLPTAGLTGTGLAAWRPGDPNATVSDARGPAPDRSDVPTADLAVRAQDGDEAGEDDWIDPRVPAVDVAPDVSWERLGAPGGYAALRALTIEPDAVPPVDERSVNPRGFLKRPSRPIADLVHHDGGWEIRQDGAALVRLAPTGGVTDADVGRLRRLRGVRLSWHPAHTGPIAAVHAVAGLAAAGVPLLSDPPPGWAADGLGPELAALLTAATEEDLTDDLRREEHSVLLRRTALTRHGTTARWRALAARAGVPVPDAPTISVIMCTRRAALVPFALGQIARQRGVDLEVILTLHGVPADAPEVAAAVRDFPRPVTIVEAGAELPFGAVLNRAASRAGGAYLSKWDDDDWYGPDHLADMALARAYSGAELVGAASEFFYLRQIDVTIRRDWTSETMSNHVAGGTFVVSRSAFEALGGFRPVARAVDVHFFQDLLRAGGAIYRTHGLGFVARRAARGGHTWREPVGYFLARAKEQWRGFRPSRLMEWEQ